From Streptomyces asiaticus, one genomic window encodes:
- a CDS encoding 3-hydroxyacyl-CoA dehydrogenase family protein: MDRLPHTGVSTTSPSDLSPSRAPLTTVAVVGLGTMGTGIAEILARAGREVIGIDINESACRRAVTALEVATARAVHRERISERERSGILDRFRVSTDLRAAADAELVIEVVPEDYDTKHEVFAELDTVVSPAAILATGTNALSVTRLAAESAHPERVLGLHFFNPAPAMKLVEIVSSVLTAPAAVEAVTALARDLGKEPVALGDRPGFVADGLLFGYLNQAAAMYEAKYAAREDIDAAMRLGCGLPMGPLALLDLIGVDTARTVLEAMYAASGDRLHAPAPILGQLAQAGLTGRKAGRGFYTYEAPGSGTIVPDAATAEVEHSAEGARPVRAVGVAGSGTMASGIAEVFAKAGLEVVLAGRTLEKAAAAKARIGKSLKRSVSKGRMTEQAREQALARITPADALDAFAEVDLAVEAVAEDLVVKQELFRVLDKVCKPGAVLATTTSSLPVVACARATSRPQDVVGLHFFNPAPAMKLVEVVHTVLTADDVRATAHAVCAAVRKHPVDCGDRAGFIVNALLFPYLNNAVKMVQEHYATPDAIDAAMRLGGGYPMGPFELLDVVGLDVSLAIEQVLHREFREPGLAPAPLLEHLVAAGCLGRKTGRGFREYAKA; encoded by the coding sequence ATGGACCGTCTCCCACACACCGGCGTCAGCACTACGTCCCCCTCTGATCTCTCCCCCTCCCGGGCCCCGCTCACTACTGTCGCCGTCGTCGGGCTCGGCACGATGGGCACCGGCATCGCCGAGATCCTGGCCCGGGCGGGCCGCGAGGTGATCGGTATCGACATCAACGAAAGCGCCTGCCGCCGAGCCGTCACCGCGCTCGAGGTCGCCACCGCCCGCGCCGTGCACCGTGAGCGGATCAGCGAGCGGGAGCGGTCCGGGATCCTCGACCGCTTCCGCGTCTCCACCGATCTGCGCGCCGCCGCCGACGCGGAGCTGGTGATCGAGGTCGTGCCGGAGGACTACGACACCAAGCACGAGGTCTTCGCCGAGCTGGACACCGTGGTCAGCCCCGCCGCGATCCTCGCGACCGGCACCAACGCGCTGTCGGTGACCCGGCTGGCCGCCGAGTCCGCCCATCCGGAGCGGGTCCTGGGCCTGCACTTCTTCAATCCGGCGCCCGCGATGAAGCTCGTCGAGATCGTCTCCAGCGTGCTGACCGCGCCCGCGGCCGTCGAGGCGGTCACCGCGCTCGCCCGCGACCTGGGCAAGGAGCCGGTGGCGCTCGGCGACCGGCCCGGGTTCGTCGCCGACGGGCTGCTGTTCGGCTATCTCAACCAGGCCGCCGCGATGTACGAGGCCAAGTACGCGGCGCGGGAGGACATCGACGCCGCGATGCGGCTCGGCTGCGGGCTGCCGATGGGCCCGCTGGCCCTGCTCGACCTGATCGGCGTCGACACCGCCCGCACCGTCCTGGAGGCCATGTACGCCGCCTCCGGCGACCGGCTGCACGCGCCCGCGCCCATCCTGGGGCAGCTCGCCCAGGCCGGGCTCACCGGCCGTAAGGCGGGCCGCGGCTTCTACACGTACGAGGCGCCGGGCAGCGGCACCATCGTCCCGGACGCCGCGACGGCCGAGGTCGAGCACTCCGCGGAAGGGGCGCGCCCCGTGCGCGCCGTCGGCGTCGCCGGCTCGGGCACGATGGCCTCCGGGATCGCCGAGGTCTTCGCCAAGGCGGGCCTGGAGGTGGTGCTGGCCGGCCGGACCCTGGAGAAGGCCGCGGCGGCGAAGGCCCGCATAGGGAAATCCCTGAAAAGGTCGGTGTCCAAGGGGCGGATGACCGAGCAGGCCCGGGAGCAGGCGCTGGCGCGGATCACCCCGGCCGACGCGCTCGACGCGTTCGCCGAGGTGGACCTGGCCGTGGAGGCGGTGGCCGAGGACCTGGTGGTCAAGCAGGAGCTGTTCCGGGTGCTGGACAAGGTCTGCAAACCGGGCGCGGTGCTGGCCACGACCACCTCCTCGCTGCCGGTCGTCGCCTGCGCGCGGGCGACCTCGCGGCCGCAGGACGTGGTGGGCCTGCACTTCTTCAACCCGGCGCCCGCGATGAAGCTGGTCGAGGTGGTGCACACCGTGCTGACCGCAGACGATGTGCGCGCGACGGCGCACGCGGTGTGCGCGGCGGTGCGCAAACACCCGGTGGACTGCGGCGACCGGGCGGGGTTCATCGTGAACGCCCTGCTGTTCCCGTACCTCAACAACGCCGTGAAGATGGTCCAGGAGCACTACGCCACCCCGGACGCCATCGACGCCGCGATGAGGCTGGGCGGCGGCTATCCGATGGGCCCCTTCGAACTGCTCGACGTCGTGGGGCTCGATGTGTCGCTGGCCATCGAGCAGGTGCTGCACCGGGAGTTCCGTGAGCCGGGCCTGGCGCCGGCGCCGCTGCTGGAGCATCTGGTGGCCGCCGGTTGCCTCGGACGCAAGACCGGGCGCGGCTTCCGCGAGTATGCCAAAGCCTGA
- a CDS encoding TetR family transcriptional regulator, translated as MSQPVKATRTERTKRTPSSGGGESAGSRRAAAQRLSMRRKLAAAAMELFATQGYEATTVDEIAATAGVARRTFFRHFRSKEEAIFPDHDDTLVRAAAVLDAAPPHENPLDTVCRGIKEVMRMYAASPAVSVERYRLTREVPALREREIASVARYERLFTRYLLGHFDEGAHHDGDDDPLLAEVAASAVVTAHNHVLRRWLRAGGQGDVESQLDHAFAIVRETFGSGIGGRPAVAGGRPAATVSAKEEDEVVVMVARTDAPLTEVMRTIKEALQR; from the coding sequence ATGTCCCAGCCCGTGAAGGCCACGCGTACGGAGCGTACGAAACGAACCCCCTCGTCCGGCGGCGGTGAGAGCGCGGGAAGCCGCCGCGCCGCCGCTCAGCGTCTGTCCATGCGCCGCAAACTCGCGGCCGCGGCGATGGAGTTGTTCGCGACGCAGGGGTACGAGGCGACGACCGTCGACGAGATCGCGGCCACGGCGGGGGTGGCCCGGCGCACCTTCTTCCGGCACTTCCGCTCCAAGGAAGAGGCGATCTTCCCGGACCACGACGACACGCTGGTGCGGGCGGCGGCGGTGCTGGACGCGGCGCCTCCGCATGAGAACCCCCTGGACACCGTGTGCCGCGGGATCAAGGAGGTCATGCGGATGTACGCGGCCTCGCCCGCCGTCTCCGTGGAGCGCTACCGGCTGACCCGTGAGGTCCCGGCGCTGCGGGAGCGGGAGATCGCCTCGGTGGCCCGCTACGAGCGGCTGTTCACCCGCTATCTGCTGGGCCACTTCGACGAGGGCGCCCACCACGACGGCGACGACGATCCGCTGCTGGCCGAGGTTGCCGCGTCGGCCGTGGTCACGGCCCACAACCATGTGCTGCGGCGCTGGCTGCGGGCGGGGGGCCAGGGCGATGTGGAGTCCCAGCTGGACCACGCCTTCGCGATCGTCCGCGAGACGTTCGGGAGCGGCATCGGGGGCCGCCCCGCCGTGGCCGGCGGGCGGCCCGCGGCGACGGTCTCGGCGAAGGAGGAGGACGAGGTGGTGGTGATGGTGGCACGGACGGACGCGCCGCTGACGGAGGTTATGCGGACGATCAAGGAAGCGTTGCAGCGCTAG
- a CDS encoding glycoside hydrolase family 97 protein, producing the protein MHTARSKVTRAVAALACAAAVLVPLRAAAASDGRAQDWRLTGKGQVSGELKLNNEGALTLAARHGATTVLRPSGLGIRTAETDFSKGLRFAGRSDRKVHETYTTTTGRRTHHTSDASESTFTFRKDGRTLKVVIRVSADGLAYRYVLPDKGTVTVLGESTEYAVPPSADSFLLPYDNGRQDYESAHDHGKVADAKAGDYGYPSLFHIGSSWMLIEEADLNSSYGGSRLTLDSATDRFKLTLPDPAEVSGPGLTTPWRTMVIGDLATVTESDLPTDLAAPSKVADTSWIKPGKAAWSWWSDGQSPTSLDAQKKFVDFAAREGWEYILVDSGWSDSWMPELTAYAKEKGVGVWLWARWQTIDAQSERDRLFPLWKSWGIAGLKIDFLESDGQDRMRWYDAVFKDSARHKLMLNFHGATIPRGQERTWPQLMSTEAVKGAEGTRPKPGRQPFPAAHYTTLPFTRNLIGPMDFTPVTFTGVRPTSDAAELALSVVYESGVQHFADSVESYESRPQELKFLNQVPTVWDETKLVDGDPGDRAVLARRSGDTWYLGAITSGEARTLDEPLSFLGKGGWRIEVWKDGPDGKVVTETQEVTATSRLKVAIPKNGGYAAKLTKTA; encoded by the coding sequence ATGCATACGGCACGATCAAAGGTCACCAGAGCCGTGGCCGCCCTCGCCTGCGCGGCCGCCGTGCTGGTGCCGCTCCGGGCGGCGGCGGCATCGGACGGTCGTGCGCAGGATTGGCGGCTGACCGGAAAGGGGCAGGTCAGCGGCGAGCTCAAGCTGAACAACGAGGGCGCGCTGACGCTGGCCGCGCGCCATGGCGCCACCACCGTGCTGCGCCCGTCGGGCCTGGGCATCCGCACCGCCGAGACCGATTTCAGCAAGGGCTTGCGCTTCGCGGGGCGCAGCGACCGCAAGGTCCATGAGACCTACACGACCACCACCGGCCGCCGCACCCACCACACCTCCGACGCCTCCGAGTCGACCTTCACCTTCCGCAAGGACGGGCGGACGCTGAAGGTGGTCATCCGGGTCTCCGCCGACGGTCTGGCCTACCGCTATGTGCTGCCGGACAAGGGGACGGTCACCGTGCTCGGCGAGAGCACCGAGTACGCCGTCCCGCCGTCCGCCGACTCCTTCCTCCTGCCGTACGACAACGGCCGCCAGGACTACGAGTCCGCCCATGACCACGGCAAGGTCGCCGACGCCAAGGCGGGCGACTACGGCTATCCGTCGCTCTTCCACATCGGTTCCAGCTGGATGCTGATCGAGGAGGCGGACCTCAACAGCTCCTACGGCGGCTCCCGGCTCACCCTCGACTCCGCCACCGACCGCTTCAAGCTCACCCTCCCCGACCCCGCCGAGGTCAGCGGCCCCGGGCTGACCACCCCCTGGCGGACCATGGTCATCGGTGACCTCGCCACCGTCACCGAGAGCGATCTGCCGACCGATCTGGCCGCCCCCTCCAAGGTCGCGGACACCTCCTGGATCAAGCCGGGCAAGGCGGCCTGGTCCTGGTGGTCGGACGGGCAGAGTCCGACCAGCCTGGACGCCCAGAAGAAGTTCGTGGACTTCGCGGCGCGCGAGGGCTGGGAGTACATCCTGGTGGACTCCGGCTGGAGCGACTCCTGGATGCCCGAGCTGACCGCGTACGCCAAGGAGAAGGGCGTCGGCGTCTGGCTGTGGGCGCGCTGGCAGACGATCGACGCGCAGAGCGAGCGGGACCGGCTGTTCCCCCTGTGGAAGTCCTGGGGGATCGCCGGGCTGAAGATCGACTTCCTGGAATCGGACGGCCAGGACCGGATGCGCTGGTACGACGCGGTCTTCAAGGACAGCGCCCGGCACAAGCTGATGCTGAACTTCCACGGCGCCACGATCCCGCGCGGCCAGGAGCGGACCTGGCCGCAGCTGATGAGCACCGAAGCGGTCAAGGGCGCCGAGGGCACCCGCCCCAAGCCGGGCCGCCAGCCCTTCCCGGCGGCGCACTACACGACCCTGCCCTTCACCCGGAACCTCATCGGGCCCATGGACTTCACCCCGGTGACCTTCACCGGTGTGCGGCCCACGAGTGACGCGGCCGAACTCGCGCTGTCGGTCGTCTACGAGTCCGGAGTGCAGCACTTCGCCGACAGCGTGGAGTCGTACGAGAGCAGGCCGCAGGAGCTGAAGTTCCTGAACCAGGTGCCCACGGTGTGGGACGAGACAAAGCTGGTCGACGGCGACCCCGGCGACCGCGCCGTCCTGGCCCGCCGCTCCGGCGACACCTGGTACCTGGGCGCGATCACCTCGGGCGAGGCCCGCACGCTGGACGAGCCGCTGAGCTTCCTCGGCAAGGGCGGCTGGCGGATCGAGGTGTGGAAGGACGGCCCGGACGGCAAGGTCGTCACCGAAACCCAGGAGGTCACGGCGACCTCCCGGCTCAAGGTGGCCATCCCGAAGAACGGCGGCTACGCGGCGAAACTGACGAAGACCGCCTGA